TGATAGCATCCATTTTTGCTTCATGACTTCAGTTTGTAGGCGTGCATGAGCTGTTGGATGTCTGATGAGTGTTTCCTTTCTTTGTCTCAGATGTCTAAACAAAGCATGTGTCATTAGAAATCCTCATGAGGATTTGACCCCTGATGGCAGTGCTTCAAATCCATGGATTCTTTGTACTGTCGATAAAGTAGAAGAGCTAAAAGCACTAATCAAAGTAATCCCATTTTGGTTTGCAGGAGTCTTGAGGTTTGTTAATTTAAGTCAATCCTCTTTTCTAATACTCCAGGCATCCTCCATGGATCGACACATTACTTCAAACTTCGAGATCCCTGCAGGCTCCTTTTTCGTATTTTATGTTCTCTCTCTAGCAGCAGCAGTTGCCCTCTACGATCGTATCATCCTCCCCttgtcatcaacaatcaaaggGCGACCAGTTCGTCTCAGCCTGAAATGTAAAATGGGGGTTGGAATTTTTCTCTCTGGCATGTCCATGGCAGTACTTGCTGTTGTAGAGTATATTCTGTGTTCAATCGCAATGCAGGAAGGAGCTTCAGATAGAACACAAGCAGTTGGGCACATGTCCGCAATGTGGCTAGTGCCGCATTATGTGCTGCTTGGCTTGGCTGAGGCCTTTGTCGCGATCGGGGAGAACGAGTTCTTTTATTCAGAGTTGCCCAAAAGCATGTCAAGCATTGCTTCCAATATTTCTTTGTTAGGATTGGCTGTTGCAAACTTGTTAGCAAGTTTCATCGTGAATGTGGTCGATACAAGTACCAAAACAGGAGGAGCAGGGAGTTGGGTTTCAAGCGACATCAACAAGGGCCACTATGATTACTATTATGGGATTCTTTTTGTACTGAGTATGGTTAATTTTCTCTATTATGTTGTCTGCTGCAAGGCTTATGGTCCCTGCAAAGGGGAAAGCAATCATAAGGATTTAGCATTTGAAAGAGTAGGTAGTGAAGGAGATCATTTGTAATGATATTTTCTTAAATATGCAAGGAAAATAAAGTATATTCGTAGGCCATGCTATTCAGAGTGTTTAGAATTTGAATTCATCACTTAAAAAGAGTTCAATTTGCATTGCTTAATGCTTATTGTATAAGTCTTTATTTATTCCTTATTTGCATAGCCAAAACAATTACAAAAAAGAGCAATTTATAACAGGGAACCTTTTTCAAAGGTTTGTCACTCATAACTCATAAGCATAGCAGACACACTAAGCAATGAATAACGGGGGTTGAGATCATGGTAACTTTTAGGATAAGtgggaggtcgtgagttcaaatCCCATGAGTTTTTTCATTATCGCAATTCGTGAGATTGACGCTTGCTCAACCTAGTGTATGCGAATGTCATCCTGTGTTATCTTTCCACACCGGGTCTCGGCCCAAGTCTCAACTCGTCATTGGGGGTTGCAGGGTCTTCTATTTCCCTGTGCAATTTGCGAGATGGGCGCTTGCTGAGCCTAGTGTGTACGAATGCTTCCCTATGCTATCTTCCTGCGCTGGACCTCGACCCATGTCTCAATTGGTCAATTGAGGTTGCGGGGTCTTCTATATGGCCCGCCTGAAGGCCCAATGGGCCATAAGTCCATAATTATAAAATCAATTAATTCAAGTCTTGATATCGATTCGATTCCCCTAATGGCATCCGCTGCAAAACAGAAGTCGAAGTTAAAGCTAATGGCGGGATATGCAGCAGATGCTGGTGGAGGACTCGACGGAGCAGGCGCAAGTGCTGGTGGTGTCATCACTGGAGAGGGCGACGGAGAAGTAGTACTAGTTGGAGTCGGGGCAAGGACTGGTGGTGGAGCCGTGGAGTCTGGGGAGAATGCGATGGAGATGGCGTTGGTCTGTGGGATGACAAGAAATTtcttaataaaattagaaaaacaTGAGCAGGTATAATGGCCGGCGCACTTGTCGTTGGCAATAATTTCATTGTAAATAAATTAGTTCAAAAATCACCATCATATCTGTCTCAATCCTTTTTGCGAATCTCTTTCTGTTTTTTATTGTATGTGTTTCTTTCCTTGTTTTATCTTTCTCAGCAAATCATTGGGTGCACTCTCCTTAATTTAATCTTTCTCACCCATTATTTAATTTCGTAGTACTTCctatctttattttttgattttttcgtTTGATTCTCTCCTCTAGCTCTCCTTGTTTATGTTGGGTGTGCAAATTAAGTGGTGAAGAACCCAATATGAAGATCGATGGAGAGAAGGCCATCAGAGAGCCACTATTGAATATCAGCAAACAAACTGGTGGCTTCAGAGCCTTATTTTTCATCATAGGTGAACCAAAAACATTGCTTTCCTATGTGCAGCTATACATTTAGAAATCTAGATTCACCACACAGAATATTTCCATTTGTGATTGTGTTTTGAATGAAGAACAATGGGTtgcctttaaattttttttctccaacATATATATGCCCTTCTGATCGGTAACACTTGTATGTATTATGTACACAATATTGGCATTCGTGGGTTCCATTTATGCAATGCTTGGGTTCTTGTGGTTTTTAATGGGTTGCCTTCAATTTTTATGACAGTGAATGAGTCATTTGAGAAGGTAGCAAGTTACGGTGTCTTGCCAAACATGGTTCTGTATTTGACAAGGGAGTACCGATTGGAAAATACCTCAGCAGCCAACATACACTTCTTGTGGTCTGCTGCCACCAATTTGATGCCGATCATTGGGGCTTTTCTTGCTGATTCTTATGTGGGTCGCTACCGCATGATTGCCTTTGGATCCATTGCAAGCCTTCTGGTATTCTTTTATACTGTTTTTGCTGCTTCTTGCTTAAGGCTCTTGATTTTAATTGCTTAGTTGTATCCATTCTGAGATGGGTTTGATACACTATGCATTTGGGTGTTCAACACTCATATGCCGTGGTCAAAATTATACAGCTCTGATAGCAGGTTAAAGTCGCAACATTGACTGATATGTAGAGAAATTTGGCCAGTTTTTCCAAGCTACTTGTTCTTTCAAAATTAGAAGTTAAAACCTCATCTTTCATCAAAATTGATAAATGTCGAATAAACTTGGAGAAGTGTACTACTTGTTTACTTTTTATGTTGACTAGATAAAGTTTGATCTTAAATCATATTCTAGGTCTCCTACTGTTTACCCAGTGATAAAGCACTTCTTATGTTGGTGTGATCTTGTTATGTGTAATTTGGGTCCCATTTGCTCTGAAATATGACACAAAAAACTTTCTTATAAACTATGAAGCAGATGCATCAGAATTTGTTATTAAACCAGATAAATCAATGCTAGCCCGCGGAAATTTCAAAGGACCCTAAAGAGCAGGGTAGTTCACTTGAAAATGGTAGGTTCAATTGCATATTCAATCTATGTTCCGAATTTTGTCACATTCCTTTACGTAAGGCAACCGAGTTCTGCTTCCTCTATTTTATGAACAATCAGGGACCAGACGGAGTATCAAAGAAAATGGAACTAATATCGAACTTCTATTGGAGTATAGAACAATGTCATATACTGTGGCATACATTGCACTAAAGCTGTTGAGTTTTTGTGTTGCAGGGGATGGCTCTTTTGTGGTCAACAGCCATGTTTCCAGGAGCAAGGCCTCCTCCATGCGATCAATTTAGTGACAGTTGTCAATCTCCAACAATGTCCCAACTTCTAGTCTTCcatatatttgttttggaaTCATGTCAATAGGATCCGGAGGTATAAGGTCATCTTCCTTAGCCTTTGGGGCAGATCAATTGGTGAAtagagaaaaaaggaaaaattcgAGAACCTTGGAGAGCTACTTCAGCTGGTACTATGTTTCTGTAGCAGTTTCTCTAATTGTTGCATTCACTTGTATTGTGTACATTCAAGAAAACCTAGGGTGGAAGGTTGGTTTTGGAGTCCCTGTGGTGCTCATGTTCTTCTcagctctttctttctttttggcttCTTGCTGGTATGTCAAGTCGAAAGACAAAGCAAGCTTGGTCACTGGGTTTGCTCATGTTCTTGTAGCCTCTTATCGGAATAGACATATCCAGTTATCAGACCTTGCTTCTGATGAAATATATTATCATGGGAAGGAATCAATGCTTCTTGTACCAAGTGAGAAACTAAGGTATCTTCAGATGATTATCATCATATGTTAACAGTTTGGTTTTGCATTTTGAATGCTCAAATGGTTGGTTGGTATTTGGTAGAGCTTGTTATAGATCTCAATGTTTGAGACGGTTTGCGGTAGTTTCTTCAAACTATGCATTGTTTTGTGAATCACTTTTCGTTCTTCTTCACTACATTGATAGCATCCATTTTTGCTTCATGACTTCAGTTTGTAGGCGTGCATGAGCTGTTGGATGTCTGATGAGTGTTTCCTTTCTTTGTCTCAGATATCTAAACAGAGCATGTGTCACAAGAAATCCTCAAGAGGATTTGAACCCTGATGGCAGTGCTTCAAATCCATGGAGTCTTTGCACTGTTGATAAAGTAGAAGAGCTAAAAGCACTAATCAAAGTAATCCCAATTTGGTTTGCAGGAGTCTTGATGTCTGTGAATACAAGTCAAGCCTCTTTTCTAGTATTCCAGGCATCCTCCATGGATCGGCACATTACTTCAAACTTCGAGATCCCTGCAGGCTCCTTCACAgtatttttgtttctctctttagCAGCATCGGTTGCCCTTTACGATCGTATCATCCTCCCCTTGGCATCAAGAATCAAAGGGAGACCAGTTTGTCTTTGCCTGAAACGTAAAATCGGGGTTGGAATTTTTTTCTCTGGCATGTCCATGGCAGTACTTGCCATTGTAGAGTCTATTCGGCGTTCAATAGCAATGAAGGAAGTATCTTCGGATAGAACACAAGCAATTGTGCAGATGTCTGCAATGTGGCTAGTGCCGCATTATGTGCTGCTTGGCTTGGCTGAGGCCTTTGGCGCAATTGGGCAGAACGAGTTATTTTATTCAGAGTTGCCCAAAAGCATGTCAAGCATTGCTTCCAATCTTCATTTATTAGGATTGGCTGTTGCAAACTTGTTAGCAAGTTTCATTGTGAATGTGGTCGATAAAAGTACCAAAACAGGAGGAGCAGGGAGTTGGGTTCCAAGCGACATCAACAAGGGCCACTATGATTACTATTATGGGATTCTTTTTGTCTTGAGCCTGGTTAATTTTATCTATTATGTTTTCTGCTGCAAGGCTTATGGTCCCTGCAAAGGAGAAAGCAATCATGAGGATTTAGCATAGAGGGATGGGAATTGAGTTTCTCCTTGAATGTTCTTGGTCCGTAGAATTTGAATTCATCACCTAAAAAGAGTTCAATTTGCATTGCTTCTACAATAATTCTTTATTTAATCCCTTATTTGCATAGCCAAAACAAGATGGGATGGctatggttatggttatggttatggttatggttatgcCATCTTAGATATATAAGGAGGGCTAGCAACCAAGGCTTCAGATACTGAAAGTTGCTCGATAAATGCCACGACAACCGTGACAGAATTGTTGGCCGCGAGATTGATGAAGGTATCAGCCTCATTAGAGTGAGCAGAGCCACCACCAGCAAGGTCAGACAAAGCTCTAATAGTGATGAAAGGAACTTTTTGTTGATAGCATATCAATGCCACTGATGCACTCTCCATATCTACAGGACTCACATTGAATTTACCATATATGAAGCTACGATACGCAGCATTGTCCAGGTATATGCTAGCGCTTGTTCCTCGCTCCACCCTCGCCACTTTTGGTGCGTCTGACAAACAAGTCGTCGCGTTCAGACACGCCTCTAGCTTCAATCCCTGGTCACCACAACAAAACAACAAGCCAGTAATATAATTTCTCAAGTTTGTAATGCTAATTAATTTACGGAAAATGCTAAGAATCTCAATGTTTTTTGTCCCGGCTATATCAAATGCTGAGATgacgcacatgatccatgtgcAATCGTGTGCGTTtgactcaacaaaaaaaatagtggGATCCGTATAACTGCTGTTAATTTACCTCCAGTTTCTTTGAGATGCTAAAATAATTTGAGTCAACGGGGACCCAAAAGGCATGTTCCCTATCCTCTGGGGTGCCATCTATGGGGAATACTTCTTCTGGTTGGTACCATACATTGTTCAACGAGTTGTCAAATGAGCTGCCGCCTGTAATGTTTGTGGTGTAATTTGCAAACTTTATGTATCCAACTGTTCTCGTGTAGTCTCCATTTGATTCAAGGGCCAGCTCATTTTCAGGCCCTTGTCCATACCTCTGCACGAATACATCATTAAATGTCCTTATGTACATGTTTATACGTACACAcagatgtatatatacatgtccttatgtatgtatatggacAGAAAATACCTGCCAATTCCATAGAGCAGTGTGAGCCCAATACTTAGGAATGGTGACGTCTCCAATATTGAGGGATGGATTTGCATTTCCAGCAATTCCATAATGAACCACTCCTTCTATACTGAATAAACCCAACAACAACTGTGTGGTTATCGCTGCATTTATCTGTATAATATCAATTGCCCATCAATGTCTagacaatataattaaaaatgacaaaaaaagagaggaaaattaGTAATTAGTACCATGCTTAGTCCTGTCATGACTAGTATTACTTTCTTATCACCAATTGTTCCAAAGCGAAATCTTCTTCCTACATTTagaacaaagcaaaaaaaaaaaaaaaaaagatggtcATTGTTGTTTTCCAAATAAAAAGAGAGTATAGTGTGTAACCACTTAGCGATAACCTAATTGGTCATCTCTCTGAAATTAGGGTTTTCGGTGTCTGAGATTGGAAGTTCAAACCAACCAACTGGGATATTTCCTTATGGATCGAATCTTGGTTTCGTCAGCTTGTCCCACTTTCGGACTCTTACCCGCATGGACTTTAGTCCAATCTTACTTGTCACCAATGTGGTGCGGGCTATTCTGACAGCCTCCGAGATTTACGCTCACTCAACTGTTGGAAGGACTCTAAGTTGAGTGGTTACTCAGTTACTAAGAAAAAGAGTGTGTTCGTGTGTgttgttttgtatatatatatctggaaaaaaaatcatgctaATAAATCATGAATCACCATAAGCATCTATGTAGAAGTTGGAGGAAACAAAGCTTGGAGATTGAAGAAGAGGGTTCATCTCAAAAAGGTTTGGAATGACCAAACCAAGGTAAGGACCATCGTTGTTAGCCTCATCAACCAATAATTGTGTATGAGAGTGTAGTGCACCATTTGCTTGATGATGCTTATTGTGCAGCACCATCACCAACAAAGCAAAAGAAAGCCTGAAGATGAATCTCAAAGCTTCCATATTTCTTCTACTTGAGGGCTCAGAGCTTAAGAGTTCATATCAGGAGATAGATTTATAGAAAGAGTTGTGGCAGAATTACAAATTACTTGGTTTATCAGGGGTAGTCTTGTCAATTTCCTATCCCTCGTGCATGtgtttaaaatatataaatcaatTTCCTTATATCTATCATATATATCATGTGCATGTGAGACAATTACACTAGTTGAAGTTGCTTATTTTTAATTGCTTAATTATGCTTCTATTTAggtattgtttcttttttttttaagaaaaataagcAATTTATACAATGAATTTAAAATAGTTTGTCTTAACCCAAGTCTACATCGGATATCCAAAAAATTCACTCGGAATTTTGAGAACTCCAGCAATACTTGTTTAAATGAGTCAAGTGCAATTCTTACAATCGGTTGATaactaacaaaaaaaacttGGTACTTTCAGAAGCTCAACAACGTCTTTCGAAAACCAAGTAGTTTAATTAAGCTCACCATACATTCTTAAATAACAAAATTCGCCTCTTTGTTTGGCTAATTGGCTCTTGACGTGGCCTAAACTAGTGTGAGGAAATTGAATAGCTCCTAATAGCTAGATGGGAAGTGCCTAGGGGTTGTGTAGGGGCTCGTGAAAGAGCTAAATAGGAAAACTATGTGTGTTAGGCCGAATGTGGTAGGAGTTggactttattttcttgaaaattaTAGCAACTAGTAGACTTCTATAAGTGAAGTAGAAATGAAAGATCAAACGTAAACAATGTGCTTAATTATTTGGATAATAacctagtggtgaatctctaTCGGACCAAACCGTAGAGATTGTTCCACACTACTCTTGGACATAACAAGGCCAGTGTGGCCAGTGTACGTAAACCTTATCTAAATGCAATCCTACGGAGATATTGTTATCAAGATTTGGACTGGGACAGATATGATACGATGCTCAAGGAAATCAATATAATTCGACGAAAATCACGTTTTGAATGCACCGACCGGCCGCTGAAGAAATCAGAGCAacatttgttgtttttttatctaataattgtttttgtttggttttgtccattttcaaaataattactTGTTTGTATTGGCACACCACTTTGGGCCACAAttttttcctctctcaataTGATGTCTATATTTGTCCTAACGAATTTAAGTATATTAATAGGCAATATTtttcttaaataaaaataataaagaaaattaacaaatttaTTGTGGCCCAAAACGCACCACAACCGGGCTTCTGTACCTCTCTAGACAAACGATTGCGAGTAATGCGTACTCGCCTACTCGGTTGTTTGGATATTGAAGTGGGCCTAACTTATGTTCAGAAATGACGTTAGAGAAGTCAGTCAGTCACACAGTACCACAATTTAGCAAATTTAAATCTCATAAATTGGACAAACGCTTTGATCAAGGAAAGAAGGTAAACCCCTTTCAGTCATACAATTGGTAACAGGATTAGCTTCTCCATAGTCCAATATTGCATCCAACTCTTTTTACCACCTGCAAAATTATAGATGAAATAGCCTCCAATCGAAATTTAAACTTCTGAAAGGAAACACGTTAAGCCTTAGAATTCAATTTCTTCCTTCAACTTCACACCACATCGACATAACCAGTCCACCATAGACGGTTTAAATAAAACCAACCAACTTGAAAAGTTAACAATACTAATAATCCCAGTGAACTCTCATCCATTTCACCTCTTAAGGCCCTCCTCCTCCACATCTCTCCAACTCTATATCCGCCAATCCTCCATTTTCACATGGCTCTATTTTCAGCCAGTTATCTGGAGTAAtaataacatttttgttttctcaCCAATAATATCTCGCATGACAATCAAAACTTTACATCAAAGCATTAAATATGAACAGAGAGACAATTAACCCAAGGACCACCTTCAACATCATCCATCCATTTTGACAGAGACTGAATTCAAAAAGTTGCGAGAAGGTTGTCCTGTTCAAGAGAAAAATGTATATATTGAGCGAACCCAATCATGCACTTACACAGTAGCGGAACACAAAATCAGTCAACGTGGCCAATCTACTTCTTCACATAGAATCGTATAGATAGTAAAAAAGAAGATATGCTAAACataataagaaaagaaatagcAGTCATCATTCAGAATAAGAAATAATGAGCAAGTTAACAGAAACTCAATTTAAAGATGTGAACCAATGACCTGCTTATACGGTGAAAAATGTAGCTAATGCATAAAATAGTTTTCTGTCCCTAGTGATCACTTTCCACTAGATTTCCCACCTCAAACACAACATCAAGCTGTTCATGggaacacacaaaaaaagagCACAAAAATTCGCACCACCAATAATTATACGGTTTACAACGtccaagacttccacatgtacataaaaaaatgtcaaatttacGCATAGCAAAGAAAACACGTACAGAAGGTCCGCCCAATGACGCGTCTAGACAAACATAAGCCTTTTTACTGCATAACCTTTCAAACTGAAATAAATTCACTATGGCCATGCTTAAATTTTGCATGTAATGGGCAACAACTCAAAGGGCAACCACCCATTGACAATTTCATAAGATATTCTTTTGAAATTCATAGCTATGGTTGATACgatcaaattgaaaatcattatgcAATAGAGAGGATAGTGTTTATATAAACATATgccattgagcaaatccaaaatcatccccCACATGAACCATATCTTTGTGAACTAGTTCCAACACCAAATTTTCCAGCTAAAGCTCAACATTAAGCTGTTCGTAGGAACCcacaaaaaatgcataaaaatacaCTTGCACGATCAAAAATTTTACTGAGTACATTGtccaagacttccacatgttaacgcaaaaaaaataaatgtcaaATTTGCACATAGCAAAGAGAAAATGTATAGAAGTTCCGCCCAATGACACATGTTTGGACAAACATAAGCCTCTTTTATTGCGTAAGTTCAGAACTTCCATAAATGTACTGTGTCCATGCTTAACTTATGTATAGAAAGGGCAATAACCCAATACCAGTTTCACaagatattcctttcaaattcatagtTATATTGATAATAAGACCAAATTCAAGATCATTATGCAATTTAGAGGCTAGAGTTTGTCCAAACATACGCGTCATtgagcaaataaaaaataatcccCCAATGAACCATATTTTTCTGATCTAGTTCTTAATTCAAATTACAGACATCCGATAATCCACCTTTAGCACAAAATCAAGTTGTTCATCGGAACCCACAAAAAAGCACAAAATTTTGCACGACCAAGAATTGTATCGTTTACAACGTCCAAGACTCCCACAtgtacacaaaaatgtcaaatttgcGAGTGTAGAAGTCCACCCAACAAGACATGTGTAGACAAACAAAAACCTCTTTTATTGTGTAACCTTCAAAACTTCCATAATTTATTGCGGCCACGCTTAAACTTTGCATGCAAATGACAACAACCCATTGCCAGTCATAGGATAATCATTTCAAATTCACCAAATTGAAGATCATTATGCAATAAAGGGGCTAGAGTTTGTCCAAACATGTCATTGAGTAAATCCAAAATCATCGTCTACATGAACCATATCTTAGTGAATTAGTTACCAATTCAAATTTTGGACACCAAAATTTTCAGCTACAACATTAAGCTATTCACAGGAACCCACATAAAAACAGCAACAAAAAAGGAGCAAACTTCCTACAATGTTTAAAGAATAATCAGATATTCTGGGCTTTCATCTTAACCAAAGATCCAAAAGTATCCAAGTTCAATGTGAGAAGCTTCTATAAATCCATAccataataaacaaaaagagCTCAGAAGGTGGCGTATGTGTAAGCTAATAATATCAAACATTTTCTTGTTTCATTCTAGACCAAAGAGCATGCTTTAAAGTGATGGAAAACTTTTCAATAGGCATCACTGGAAACTGGAGAACTCCAAGGGGCCGTCAATATGAAAAtatcataattaatatcaaCACCAATACAGAACTTCACTTCATCAACTATGATGCTGCTTAGTTAGAACACCAAGTTTCATTTTTTGATTCAATAGAATCTTTCGTTCATAATTTCCTTCATGTTCTTAGATCTTCTTCCACATCATTTGGTGCTTCGATTAAAAACTCCTGCCCTTTTAACTTTATTTGCAATTTCGGACAAACGCTGACAATCATACCTTTAGCAGGGATGTTTCATATAATGTTACATGCCTACCAAATCATACTTTACATTCGATATGCTGAACACTTAGTAATAATAGGCTAATCATATTAACAACAATCAGATTAGTGCTATGAACCTCGACCGACCAAAAG
This genomic window from Tripterygium wilfordii isolate XIE 37 chromosome 9, ASM1340144v1, whole genome shotgun sequence contains:
- the LOC120005258 gene encoding protein NRT1/ PTR FAMILY 1.2-like isoform X4, producing MEVISYKPKQTWLLHKKVTNQRWYFLRVFVCLRWMFFMSLRHLQFFRWHVYWERRRWTFQWSNPSRGTNLGMTLLWSTAMIPGARPPPCNQFSDSCESPTMSQLLVLYICFGIMSVGAGGIRSSSLAFGADQLVNREKRKSSRTLESYFSWYYFSVSVSVIVALTCVVYIQENLGWKVGFGVPVVLMFFSTLSFFLASCWYVKLKDKASLVTGFAHVLVASYRNRDIQLSGLVTDEMYYHGKESMLHVPSEKLRCLNKACVIRNPHEDLTPDGSASNPWILCTVDKVEELKALIKVIPFWFAGVLRFVNLSQSSFLILQASSMDRHITSNFEIPAGSFFVFYVLSLAAAVALYDRIILPLSSTIKGRPVRLSLKCKMGVGIFLSGMSMAVLAVVEYILCSIAMQEGASDRTQAVGHMSAMWLVPHYVLLGLAEAFVAIGENEFFYSELPKSMSSIASNISLLGLAVANLLASFIVNVVDTSTKTGGAGSWVSSDINKGHYDYYYGILFVLSMVNFLYYVVCCKAYGPCKGESNHKDLAFERVGSEGDHL
- the LOC120005258 gene encoding protein NRT1/ PTR FAMILY 1.2-like isoform X2, whose protein sequence is MRIDQDETIREPLLINERRGGFKTLPFIIVNESFEKVASYGLLPNMVLYLTMEYRLENSTAVNILFLWSAATNLLPIIGAFLADSYVGRYPMIAFGSIASLLGMTLLWSTAMIPGARPPPCNQFSDSCESPTMSQLLVLYICFGIMSVGAGGIRSSSLAFGADQLVNREKRKSSRTLESYFSWYYFSVSVSVIVALTCVVYIQENLGWKVGFGVPVVLMFFSTLSFFLASCWYVKLKDKASLVTGFAHVLVASYRNRDIQLSGLVTDEMYYHGKESMLHVPSEKLRCLNKACVIRNPHEDLTPDGSASNPWILCTVDKVEELKALIKVIPFWFAGVLRFVNLSQSSFLILQASSMDRHITSNFEIPAGSFFVFYVLSLAAAVALYDRIILPLSSTIKGRPVRLSLKCKMGVGIFLSGMSMAVLAVVEYILCSIAMQEGASDRTQAVGHMSAMWLVPHYVLLGLAEAFVAIGENEFFYSELPKSMSSIASNISLLGLAVANLLASFIVNVVDTSTKTGGAGSWVSSDINKGHYDYYYGILFVLSMVNFLYYVVCCKAYGPCKGESNHKDLAFERVGSEGDHL
- the LOC120005258 gene encoding protein NRT1/ PTR FAMILY 1.2-like isoform X3 produces the protein MSCFGRLKLSSSSHLWHFLEVICSWLDLLVTCISVILWNWPALTGAASSSYLNGRVNCIFNLCSEFCHIPLRKATKFLLPLFYDQSWTRRSIKENGMTLLWSTAMIPGARPPPCNQFSDSCESPTMSQLLVLYICFGIMSVGAGGIRSSSLAFGADQLVNREKRKSSRTLESYFSWYYFSVSVSVIVALTCVVYIQENLGWKVGFGVPVVLMFFSTLSFFLASCWYVKLKDKASLVTGFAHVLVASYRNRDIQLSGLVTDEMYYHGKESMLHVPSEKLRCLNKACVIRNPHEDLTPDGSASNPWILCTVDKVEELKALIKVIPFWFAGVLRFVNLSQSSFLILQASSMDRHITSNFEIPAGSFFVFYVLSLAAAVALYDRIILPLSSTIKGRPVRLSLKCKMGVGIFLSGMSMAVLAVVEYILCSIAMQEGASDRTQAVGHMSAMWLVPHYVLLGLAEAFVAIGENEFFYSELPKSMSSIASNISLLGLAVANLLASFIVNVVDTSTKTGGAGSWVSSDINKGHYDYYYGILFVLSMVNFLYYVVCCKAYGPCKGESNHKDLAFERVGSEGDHL
- the LOC120005471 gene encoding 5'-methylthioadenosine/S-adenosylhomocysteine nucleosidase gives rise to the protein MEALRFIFRLSFALLVMVLHNKHHQANGALHSHTQLLVDEANNDGPYLGLVIPNLFEMNPLLQSPSFVSSNFYIDAYGRRFRFGTIGDKKVILVMTGLSMINAAITTQLLLGLFSIEGVVHYGIAGNANPSLNIGDVTIPKYWAHTALWNWQRYGQGPENELALESNGDYTRTVGYIKFANYTTNITGGSSFDNSLNNVWYQPEEVFPIDGTPEDREHAFWVPVDSNYFSISKKLEGLKLEACLNATTCLSDAPKVARVERGTSASIYLDNAAYRSFIYGKFNVSPVDMESASVALICYQQKVPFITIRALSDLAGGGSAHSNEADTFINLAANNSVTVVVAFIEQLSVSEALVASPPYISKMA
- the LOC120005258 gene encoding protein NRT1/ PTR FAMILY 1.2-like isoform X1, which codes for MTSDEEKTLKEPLLVSKQKGGFRTLPFIIVNESFEKVASYGLLPNMVLYLTMEYRLENSTAVNILFLWSAATNLLPIIGAFLADSYVGRYPMIAFGSIASLLGMTLLWSTAMIPGARPPPCNQFSDSCESPTMSQLLVLYICFGIMSVGAGGIRSSSLAFGADQLVNREKRKSSRTLESYFSWYYFSVSVSVIVALTCVVYIQENLGWKVGFGVPVVLMFFSTLSFFLASCWYVKLKDKASLVTGFAHVLVASYRNRDIQLSGLVTDEMYYHGKESMLHVPSEKLRCLNKACVIRNPHEDLTPDGSASNPWILCTVDKVEELKALIKVIPFWFAGVLRFVNLSQSSFLILQASSMDRHITSNFEIPAGSFFVFYVLSLAAAVALYDRIILPLSSTIKGRPVRLSLKCKMGVGIFLSGMSMAVLAVVEYILCSIAMQEGASDRTQAVGHMSAMWLVPHYVLLGLAEAFVAIGENEFFYSELPKSMSSIASNISLLGLAVANLLASFIVNVVDTSTKTGGAGSWVSSDINKGHYDYYYGILFVLSMVNFLYYVVCCKAYGPCKGESNHKDLAFERVGSEGDHL